A genomic stretch from Spiroplasma endosymbiont of Clivina fossor includes:
- a CDS encoding IS256 family transposase, with the protein MTKKIKKEPDAIDKVVDYFLENIDNPQDLFKGNTIFQEFTKKLTERMLNTEIKDYLETDENHNKRNGNTQKTIITKNGSIAIDVPRDRNSTFEPVIIPKRQRRFDNFDQKVISLYARGMTISDIKAQLQEFYHGAEISESLISQITDDVIEEVKMWQTKPLEKIYPIVYFDCIVVKVKQDKRIINKAVYLALGINLDGLKDILGMWISENEGAKFWLNNLTEMKNRGLQDILVACSDNLTGMSDAIEAVFPKTQHQLCIVHQIRNSLKFVPYKDRKLVANDLKSIYTAINEEIALIALDHFSEKWNKKYPQITKSWKNNWNNLIIFLEYPQEFRRIIYTTNAIESVNSQLRKVIKNKKIFPNDASVFKIFYLAFQNMVKKWTMPIQNWGSAISHLMIKFEDRVNLS; encoded by the coding sequence ATGACAAAAAAAATAAAAAAAGAACCTGACGCAATTGATAAAGTTGTTGATTATTTTTTAGAAAATATTGATAATCCACAAGATTTATTTAAAGGCAATACTATTTTTCAGGAATTTACCAAAAAATTAACTGAACGAATGTTAAATACGGAAATTAAAGATTATCTTGAAACTGATGAGAATCATAATAAAAGAAATGGCAACACACAAAAAACCATTATTACTAAAAATGGTTCAATCGCAATTGATGTACCAAGAGATCGAAATAGTACTTTTGAACCAGTAATTATTCCAAAAAGACAAAGAAGATTTGATAACTTTGATCAAAAAGTAATTTCTTTATATGCAAGAGGAATGACAATTTCTGATATCAAAGCACAATTGCAAGAATTCTATCACGGAGCAGAAATTTCAGAAAGTTTAATTAGTCAAATAACTGATGATGTTATTGAAGAAGTTAAAATGTGACAAACTAAACCTTTAGAGAAGATTTATCCGATTGTTTATTTTGATTGTATTGTTGTTAAAGTAAAGCAAGATAAACGAATAATAAATAAAGCAGTTTATCTTGCCTTAGGAATTAATTTAGATGGTTTAAAAGATATTTTAGGAATGTGAATTAGTGAGAATGAGGGAGCCAAATTTTGACTTAATAATCTTACGGAAATGAAAAATCGTGGGTTACAAGATATTCTTGTTGCTTGTAGTGATAATTTAACTGGGATGTCTGATGCAATAGAAGCTGTTTTCCCAAAAACACAGCATCAATTATGCATTGTTCATCAAATTCGCAATAGTTTAAAATTTGTTCCTTACAAAGATCGCAAACTTGTAGCTAATGATTTAAAATCAATTTATACAGCAATTAATGAAGAAATAGCGTTAATTGCTTTAGATCATTTTTCAGAAAAATGAAATAAAAAGTATCCACAAATTACTAAATCATGAAAAAATAACTGAAATAATTTAATAATTTTTCTTGAATATCCTCAGGAATTTAGAAGAATTATTTACACAACTAATGCGATTGAATCTGTTAATAGTCAATTAAGAAAAGTCATTAAGAATAAAAAGATTTTTCCTAATGACGCATCAGTTTTTAAAATATTTTATTTAGCATTTCAAAATATGGTTAAGAAATGAACGATGCCAATTCAAAATTGGGGTAGTGCAATTTCACATTTAATGATAAAATTTGAGGACAGAGTGAATTTAAGTTAA
- a CDS encoding IS1/IS1595 family N-terminal zinc-binding domain-containing protein, whose amino-acid sequence MEKIIQELVNTLTDDQFLEFYEKIKQQAELIKKQKRLNEIDQKFRAHGIKCPKCESYHCVKNGHNSEGKQKYLCKNCRASFDAFRNHFIYWSHLNYEQWNLLIQISLLGQSSKTISRFIKTTLKTAWYNRQKLMKSKQLENTQLKFKKLSGKIQIDETFIKEIHKGNFKYKTDPRRIHLDPFATNTKCCIQMAIDNNNNIYVKSTNTKRLQKQWVIENMNKELINENSIITSDMQKLYFLVAKQTNSTLCVTKTTINPEASYRNLNKISKLQSSLKEALIHYHGLGFTNIQNYLNLWKWKYQHKGLTPNQQTAVLYFNV is encoded by the coding sequence ATGGAAAAAATAATTCAAGAACTAGTAAATACTTTAACAGATGATCAATTTTTAGAATTTTATGAAAAAATCAAACAACAAGCAGAATTAATAAAAAAACAAAAACGTTTAAATGAAATTGATCAAAAATTTAGAGCGCACGGTATTAAATGCCCTAAATGTGAATCTTACCATTGCGTTAAAAATGGACATAATTCAGAAGGAAAACAAAAATATTTATGTAAAAATTGTCGTGCAAGTTTTGACGCTTTTCGTAATCATTTTATTTATTGAAGTCATTTAAATTATGAACAATGAAATTTATTGATTCAAATTTCATTGCTGGGACAATCTAGTAAAACAATTTCTCGTTTTATTAAAACTACATTAAAAACTGCTTGATATAATCGTCAAAAATTAATGAAATCAAAACAATTAGAAAATACCCAATTAAAATTTAAAAAATTATCTGGTAAAATCCAAATCGATGAAACATTCATTAAAGAAATCCATAAAGGAAATTTCAAATATAAAACTGATCCACGAAGAATTCACCTTGACCCATTCGCAACTAATACTAAATGCTGTATTCAAATGGCAATTGATAATAATAACAATATTTATGTTAAATCCACAAACACCAAACGTTTACAAAAACAATGAGTTATTGAAAATATGAACAAAGAATTAATTAACGAAAATTCAATTATTACTTCTGATATGCAAAAATTATATTTTTTAGTAGCAAAACAAACAAATTCTACTTTATGTGTAACTAAAACAACAATTAATCCTGAAGCTAGTTATCGTAACTTAAATAAAATCAGTAAATTACAATCTAGTCTTAAAGAAGCCTTAATTCATTATCATGGTTTAGGTTTTACTAATATTCAAAATTATTTAAATCTCTGAAAATGAAAATACCAACATAAGGGTTTAACTCCAAACCAACAAACAGCGGTATTATATTTTAATGTATAA